Within Actinoplanes sp. L3-i22, the genomic segment GATGCTCACCGTCGGTGACGGCACCGGCCCGCGGCTCCAACTGCTCGCCCCCGCCCGGCCCGACTCGGCGATCGCCAAGTTCCTCGACCGCAGCGGGCCCGGCCTGCAGCAACTCGCCTACACGGTGGCCGACGTGGAGGTCGCCTCGGCCGCCCTGCGGGCCCGCGGGATGCGGCTGCTCTACGACACCCCGAAGCGCGGAACGGCCGGGTCGAGGATCAATTTCGTCCACCCGAAGGACGCCGGCGGGGTGCTGGTCGAGCTGGTCGAGCCGGCCGGGGTGGTACGTCTCCCGGGTGATTCAGCCTGACGTGAGCCCGGCCACCTGGCAGGATCGGTGCCATTGAGCAGGTCCGACGACCCCATCGGCCGGGGCCCGATCACCCGAAGCCCCGAGTCAGCAGGTGGCGGCGGGAGGGCGCCGGGCTCCTCCGGTGAGTGACTGTCGTCCTCCGAACGGCCCGGCACCCGCCCGCGCACCAGCTCAAAGCTGATCTACATTGGGGTTCGAGAGTCACTTCGCCCTTGCATGTCCGCCCCCTTCTCGCCAGGATGGCGCAATGCCCCAGCAGCAGGATCAGTCCGTGGACTTCTTCGAAACCGCGAATACCCAGCACGACTTCACCGTCGTCCTGCGTGGTTACGACCGCCAGCAGGTCGACGGCCACATCGGCCGGCTGCTGGCCGCGCTGAACCAGGCCTATCAGGCCCGCGGCGAGGCCGAGCAGCGGATGAACGACGCCCAGCGCCGCCTGCGCCAGGCCGAGCAGCGGCTGAACGTGCTCGAGCAGAAGCTCGCCGACAGCAACAAGCTGCTCGAGGAGAACAACCGGCCGACGCTCTCCGGGCTGGGCACCCGGGTCGAGCAGATCCTGCGGCTCGCCGAGGAGCAGGCCAACGACCACCGGGGCGAAGCCAAGCGGGAGAGCGAGGGCATCCTCTCCGCCGCACGGCTCGAGGCCCGGGAGATCACCGACAAGGCGCGGGCCGAGGCCGCCGCGATGAAGGCGACCGCCGAGCGCGAGGCCGGTCAGGTCCGCACGCACGCCGAGCGCGAGGCCGCCGAGGC encodes:
- the mce gene encoding methylmalonyl-CoA epimerase; translated protein: MTEDTSSTGHFENVTLAGVELLRIDHVGIAVPDLDEAIRFYEENFGLRCVHQEANDEQGVREAMLTVGDGTGPRLQLLAPARPDSAIAKFLDRSGPGLQQLAYTVADVEVASAALRARGMRLLYDTPKRGTAGSRINFVHPKDAGGVLVELVEPAGVVRLPGDSA